The following proteins are co-located in the Microbacterium immunditiarum genome:
- a CDS encoding HNH endonuclease signature motif containing protein, producing the protein MNESHFVDDDPWFIDERDLHDPDVDAFFADRDGVVSGPVDDAVVAAMNDLEMVTVRQRMLIAEQYRAINSILCDAEADPESWVGPDPTIDPDWTDPRERSAAAVRRERREFAVRAAAADIAVRLRMSESVVRTRAERAAILKDRMPRLWASFLGGAVCEQNAVVASQLASSLPDDGEAWDAFDQRVWEFAGRLTPPKFRVRARVARERVHPESTPEVCRTAGVAVTIPVLTLLGESDEPAILHEYGPIDRDTARRLAGDASSWVRMLTHPVTGTVLDVDRRTYRVPADLRRWLGVAHPTCVFPGCSRPARDCDVDHRVDWQHGGTTSAENLAPECESHHRLKHGSLWKLERDPDAGAMRWVSPSGHEADADPPPF; encoded by the coding sequence ATGAACGAATCGCACTTCGTGGACGACGACCCGTGGTTCATCGACGAGCGCGATCTGCACGACCCCGACGTCGATGCCTTCTTCGCCGACCGAGACGGAGTGGTCTCCGGCCCCGTCGATGACGCGGTCGTCGCGGCGATGAACGACCTCGAGATGGTCACGGTGAGGCAGCGGATGCTGATCGCCGAGCAGTACCGGGCGATCAACAGCATCCTGTGTGACGCCGAGGCCGATCCCGAGTCGTGGGTCGGACCGGATCCGACCATCGATCCGGACTGGACCGATCCGCGCGAGCGCTCGGCGGCCGCCGTGCGCCGCGAGCGTCGCGAGTTCGCGGTGCGCGCGGCCGCGGCCGACATCGCCGTGCGGCTGCGCATGTCGGAGTCCGTTGTGCGCACGCGCGCCGAGCGCGCCGCGATCCTGAAGGACCGGATGCCCCGCCTCTGGGCGTCGTTCCTCGGCGGAGCCGTGTGCGAGCAGAACGCCGTCGTCGCTTCGCAGCTCGCATCGTCGCTGCCCGACGACGGTGAAGCGTGGGACGCGTTCGACCAGCGGGTCTGGGAGTTCGCGGGTCGGCTGACGCCGCCGAAGTTCCGCGTCCGCGCGCGCGTCGCGCGTGAGCGCGTGCATCCCGAGTCGACACCCGAAGTGTGCCGCACCGCGGGCGTGGCGGTGACGATTCCCGTGCTGACGCTCCTCGGCGAGTCCGATGAGCCCGCGATCCTCCACGAATACGGGCCGATCGACCGCGACACGGCTCGCCGGCTCGCCGGGGATGCTTCGTCCTGGGTTCGCATGCTCACACATCCCGTGACGGGCACCGTGCTCGACGTGGACCGGCGCACGTACCGCGTGCCGGCGGACTTGCGGCGATGGCTCGGCGTGGCGCATCCGACGTGCGTCTTCCCCGGGTGCTCCCGTCCTGCGCGCGACTGCGACGTCGACCACCGCGTGGATTGGCAGCACGGCGGCACGACGAGCGCCGAGAACCTCGCGCCCGAGTGCGAGTCCCACCATCGCCTGAAACACGGATCGCTGTGGAAGCTCGAACGCGACCCCGATGCCGGAGCGATGCGGTGGGTGAGTCCGAGCGGACATGAGGCGGATGCTGATCCGCCGCCGTTCTAG
- a CDS encoding S8 family serine peptidase — protein MARTSDDDSRTPLPREFPAVEAEADLEPEPPRPKPRGEGPEGGKRPVPSRRAAPGEPPEGEAPEAGEGAEPEEAGAEEPPGPPRIPPTAPAFPLPDVPRTVSLVTDSVITRPLAERMASASEDELIGIVIELRTDSGIPLENAAQELLAMIRIAAGGRTLEAYPTTTNHYVMAALTADEILELVRIDADKGRTPPRDRQEQKTAPRSFINRVWPNFEVRATIHRSVTTMKADAAVRSFDATGDGIVWAVLDTGVDRTHAHFRTYDTLDLPESLRPRSFVSGTTDADALRDPNGHGTHVAGIIAGGQIAKPRGKRICAATWYRTAEGATGVERVELDSISGMAPKAKILSIKVLRDDRTGDLASLLEALEYIEELNRSGRELNVHGVNLSLGYPFDPSWFATGLSPVCREVDRLVANGVCVVVSAGNTGYGAARDTSGREMRLGFGMTINDPGNAARAITVGSTSIKPYSTGVSYFSSKGPTGDGRPKPDVVAPGERVVSAGAGELLERARANVQLKADEKASDITYVEDSGTSMSAPHVSGVAAAFLSVHREFIGKPDDVKRILLDSANDLGRDATFQGRGLVDAMRAIQSV, from the coding sequence GTGGCACGAACATCCGACGACGACAGCCGCACGCCGCTGCCGCGCGAGTTCCCCGCAGTCGAGGCGGAGGCAGATCTCGAGCCGGAACCGCCCCGGCCGAAGCCACGGGGTGAGGGGCCCGAAGGCGGCAAGCGCCCGGTGCCCTCTCGTCGCGCGGCCCCCGGTGAACCGCCCGAGGGTGAGGCGCCGGAGGCCGGCGAGGGGGCGGAGCCGGAGGAGGCGGGCGCCGAAGAGCCGCCCGGTCCTCCGCGCATCCCGCCGACGGCGCCGGCGTTCCCCCTCCCGGACGTGCCGCGCACCGTGTCGCTCGTGACGGACTCGGTCATCACACGACCGCTCGCCGAGCGCATGGCGTCGGCGAGCGAGGACGAGCTGATCGGCATCGTGATCGAGCTGCGGACCGACAGCGGGATCCCCCTCGAGAACGCCGCGCAGGAGCTGCTCGCGATGATCCGGATCGCCGCCGGCGGGCGCACGCTCGAGGCGTATCCGACGACGACGAACCATTACGTCATGGCGGCGCTCACGGCGGACGAGATCCTCGAGCTGGTGCGCATCGACGCCGACAAGGGCCGCACGCCGCCGCGAGACCGGCAGGAGCAGAAGACCGCTCCGCGGAGCTTCATCAACCGCGTGTGGCCCAACTTCGAGGTCCGCGCGACGATCCATCGCTCGGTCACGACGATGAAGGCGGATGCCGCGGTCCGCTCGTTCGACGCGACGGGCGACGGCATCGTGTGGGCGGTGCTGGACACCGGGGTCGACCGGACGCACGCGCACTTCCGGACATACGACACGCTCGACCTGCCCGAATCACTGAGGCCGCGGAGTTTCGTATCGGGTACGACGGATGCCGACGCACTGCGCGATCCGAACGGCCACGGCACCCACGTCGCAGGCATCATCGCGGGGGGCCAGATCGCGAAGCCGCGCGGCAAGCGCATCTGCGCCGCGACGTGGTACCGCACGGCGGAGGGTGCCACCGGCGTCGAGCGAGTCGAGCTCGACAGCATCTCGGGGATGGCCCCGAAGGCGAAGATCCTCTCGATCAAGGTGCTGCGCGACGACCGCACCGGCGATCTCGCGTCGCTCCTTGAAGCGCTCGAGTACATCGAAGAGCTCAACCGGTCGGGTCGCGAGCTCAACGTCCACGGCGTGAACCTCTCGCTGGGGTATCCGTTCGATCCCTCGTGGTTCGCGACCGGTCTCTCGCCGGTGTGTCGCGAAGTCGACCGGCTCGTGGCCAACGGCGTGTGCGTCGTCGTGTCGGCCGGCAACACCGGATACGGTGCTGCGCGCGACACTTCGGGGCGCGAGATGCGCCTCGGGTTCGGCATGACGATCAACGACCCGGGCAACGCCGCGCGCGCGATCACGGTCGGCTCGACCTCCATCAAGCCCTACTCCACGGGCGTCTCGTACTTCTCGTCGAAGGGGCCGACCGGCGACGGCCGCCCCAAGCCGGACGTCGTCGCCCCCGGTGAGCGGGTCGTGAGCGCGGGTGCCGGGGAGCTGCTCGAGCGGGCGCGCGCGAACGTCCAGTTGAAGGCCGATGAGAAGGCATCCGACATCACCTATGTCGAGGACTCGGGCACCTCGATGTCGGCGCCGCATGTATCAGGAGTGGCCGCTGCCTTCCTCTCGGTGCACAGGGAGTTCATCGGCAAGCCCGACGACGTCAAGCGGATCCTCCTGGATTCCGCGAACGACCTCGGGCGCGATGCGACATTCCAAGGTCGCGGGCTCGTCGACGCGATGCGTGCGATCCAGAGCGTGTGA
- a CDS encoding NTP transferase domain-containing protein yields MTLQTVILAAGMGSRLGRALPKPLTELNDGRSIMQQQHDNIRAAFGHDARITTVVGYRAETIVEAFPHVDYVYNDRYDQTNTSKSLLRALNATGRASVLWMNGDVVFDPRVLGRAVSFIERDQSFVTVNTAKVSDEEVKYTIDERGHIAELSKTVKDGIGEAVGINYISSADKKAFIRQLQRVDDQDYFERGLELAIAEDGLRLAPMDISDLYAVEVDFAEDLERANLFV; encoded by the coding sequence GTGACACTTCAGACCGTCATCCTCGCGGCCGGCATGGGTTCGCGGCTGGGCCGAGCCCTTCCGAAGCCCCTCACCGAGTTGAACGACGGCCGCAGCATCATGCAGCAGCAGCACGACAACATCCGTGCCGCCTTCGGCCACGACGCCCGCATCACGACCGTCGTGGGCTACCGCGCCGAGACGATCGTCGAGGCGTTCCCGCACGTCGACTACGTCTACAACGACCGCTACGACCAGACGAACACGTCCAAGAGCCTTCTGCGCGCCCTCAACGCGACGGGCCGCGCGAGCGTGCTGTGGATGAACGGCGATGTCGTGTTCGACCCGCGCGTCCTGGGCCGCGCCGTGTCGTTCATCGAGCGCGACCAGTCGTTCGTCACCGTCAACACCGCGAAGGTGAGCGACGAAGAGGTCAAGTACACGATCGACGAGCGCGGCCACATCGCCGAGCTGTCGAAGACCGTCAAGGACGGCATCGGCGAGGCGGTCGGGATCAACTACATCTCCAGCGCCGACAAGAAGGCGTTCATCCGCCAGCTGCAGCGCGTCGACGACCAGGACTACTTCGAGCGCGGCCTCGAGCTCGCGATCGCCGAAGACGGCCTGCGCCTCGCACCGATGGACATCTCCGACCTGTACGCCGTCGAGGTCGACTTCGCCGAAGACCTCGAGCGCGCGAACCTCTTCGTCTGA
- a CDS encoding ABC transporter ATP-binding protein: MTPSLPVPHDSAPDDPERPDESAQTPELLILPPRPPLPADAAAHAESAEKTDAATDAAPPATGSGSPFPAQSDRPREAKGKGRRRGKGRAAAKADPGPPPPLPPDVVVPGPAEEVMIEGDIAVPPRPPLPAAALASTDVEIDVPPPPPPPVRAGEVAVALTTIEEETEIETETDAVADEEAVVVDDETVEAETPETVEPEATEAEPMVEAAEVTAPEGEIAEGEIAEAPTAPEAPAHTASVIEPKPVEHVPAVLTVSDVDPAQAALVLRGVSKSFGGALAVDGVDLTVPAGTFYGLVGPNGAGKTTTLSMISGLLRPDRGSVHVTGIDVRANPRGAKRRMGVLPDRLRTFDRLTGRQLLHYYGVLRGLPAAVVESRTADLARAFDLTDALGRVVADYSAGMAKKVMLAGAMIHSPRLLVLDEPFEAVDPVSSAIILDILSTYVAHGGTVILSSHGMELVERVCSRVAVLVAGQVLAEGTIDEVRGELTLEQRFIELAGGLSDVEGLEWLHTFSD; this comes from the coding sequence GTGACTCCCTCTCTGCCGGTGCCACACGACTCCGCTCCAGACGACCCGGAACGGCCCGACGAGAGCGCGCAGACGCCGGAGCTGCTGATCCTCCCACCCCGGCCGCCCCTGCCGGCCGACGCCGCGGCGCACGCTGAATCGGCAGAGAAGACGGATGCTGCGACCGACGCCGCACCACCGGCGACCGGGTCCGGCTCGCCGTTCCCGGCGCAGTCCGATCGTCCGCGCGAGGCGAAGGGCAAGGGGAGGAGACGCGGCAAGGGCCGCGCCGCCGCGAAGGCGGATCCCGGTCCGCCCCCGCCGCTGCCGCCCGACGTCGTCGTGCCCGGGCCGGCCGAGGAGGTCATGATCGAGGGCGACATCGCCGTTCCTCCGAGGCCGCCGCTGCCGGCCGCAGCGCTCGCGTCGACCGACGTGGAGATCGACGTGCCGCCGCCTCCGCCCCCGCCCGTCCGCGCCGGCGAAGTCGCCGTGGCTCTCACGACGATCGAGGAGGAGACGGAGATCGAGACCGAGACGGATGCGGTGGCCGACGAGGAGGCCGTCGTCGTCGACGACGAGACGGTGGAGGCGGAGACGCCCGAGACGGTCGAGCCCGAGGCGACGGAGGCAGAGCCGATGGTCGAGGCTGCTGAGGTCACGGCGCCCGAGGGCGAGATCGCCGAGGGCGAGATCGCCGAAGCACCGACCGCACCCGAGGCGCCTGCACACACGGCATCCGTCATCGAGCCGAAGCCCGTCGAGCACGTGCCGGCGGTCCTCACCGTGTCGGACGTCGATCCGGCGCAGGCGGCGCTCGTGCTGCGGGGTGTGTCGAAGTCGTTCGGCGGGGCGCTCGCGGTCGACGGTGTCGACCTCACCGTGCCCGCCGGCACGTTCTACGGACTCGTCGGCCCCAACGGCGCCGGCAAGACCACGACGCTGTCGATGATCTCGGGGCTGCTGCGTCCCGACCGCGGGTCCGTGCACGTGACGGGCATCGACGTGCGCGCGAACCCGCGGGGTGCGAAGCGCCGCATGGGCGTGCTGCCCGACCGGCTGCGCACGTTCGACCGGCTGACCGGGCGTCAGCTCCTCCATTACTACGGGGTGCTGCGCGGCCTCCCGGCGGCGGTCGTCGAGAGCCGCACGGCAGACCTCGCTCGCGCGTTCGACCTCACCGACGCGCTCGGCCGGGTCGTCGCCGACTACTCGGCCGGCATGGCGAAGAAGGTCATGCTCGCGGGGGCGATGATCCACTCGCCGCGACTCCTCGTGCTCGACGAGCCCTTCGAAGCGGTCGATCCCGTCTCCAGCGCGATCATCCTCGACATCCTCTCCACGTACGTCGCGCACGGAGGGACCGTCATCCTGTCGAGCCACGGCATGGAGCTCGTCGAGCGCGTGTGCTCGCGCGTCGCGGTGCTCGTGGCCGGGCAGGTGCTCGCCGAGGGCACGATCGACGAAGTGCGCGGCGAGCTCACCCTCGAGCAGCGGTTCATCGAGCTCGCGGGCGGCCTCAGCGACGTGGAGGGCCTGGAGTGGCTGCACACGTTCTCCGACTGA
- a CDS encoding DUF3039 domain-containing protein has translation MSTPLEGPDQGGLATLDRELEELIREENIEPGDHERFSHYVKKDKILESALTGKPVRALCGKKWTPGRDPEKFPVCPTCKEIYESMAG, from the coding sequence ATGAGCACCCCCCTCGAAGGCCCTGACCAGGGCGGACTCGCCACTCTCGATCGCGAGCTCGAAGAGCTCATCCGCGAAGAGAACATCGAGCCGGGTGACCACGAGCGCTTCTCGCACTACGTGAAGAAGGACAAGATCCTCGAGTCGGCCCTCACCGGCAAGCCGGTGCGGGCGCTGTGCGGCAAGAAGTGGACGCCCGGGCGCGACCCGGAGAAGTTCCCCGTGTGCCCGACCTGCAAGGAGATCTACGAGTCGATGGCGGGCTGA
- a CDS encoding nicotinate phosphoribosyltransferase translates to MTAWTSSALHTDRYELTMLDAALRDGTAGRRCVFELFGRRLPGGRRFGVVAGTGRLLMLLRDFRFGHDELRYLRDERVVDAETIDFLEGYRFSGDITGYREGELYFPGSPILTVEGTFAEAVVLETLALSVLNHDSAVATAAARMSVAAGERPLAEMGSRRAGEASAIAAARAAYIAGFSATSNLEAGRRWGIPTMGTAAHAWTLLHDTEEAAFRAQVETLGVDTTLLVDTYDIREGVETAVRVAGTGLGGVRIDSGDLPIVAAEVRELLDELGAIDTKITVTSDLDEYAIAALAASPVDSYGVGTSVVTGSGTPTAGMVYKLVARQDDDGAWIGVEKASADKASRGGRKAAFRTLDEGTATSELIVVSDGFEQIDTPDRHPGARALQVPLVVNGETDASYEGPEGVEAARRHHARVREELPVRALALSRSDPAIPTVYVDADAV, encoded by the coding sequence ATGACGGCCTGGACGAGCTCCGCCCTGCACACCGACCGGTACGAGCTCACGATGCTCGACGCAGCCCTGCGCGACGGAACCGCCGGCCGCCGGTGCGTGTTCGAGCTCTTCGGCCGAAGGCTTCCCGGAGGCCGCCGTTTCGGCGTCGTCGCGGGCACAGGGCGCCTCCTGATGCTCCTGCGCGACTTCCGCTTCGGGCACGACGAGCTCCGATACCTGCGCGACGAGCGGGTCGTCGACGCGGAGACGATCGACTTCCTCGAGGGCTACCGGTTCAGCGGCGACATCACGGGGTACCGCGAGGGCGAGCTGTACTTCCCCGGCTCCCCCATCCTCACCGTCGAGGGCACGTTCGCGGAGGCCGTCGTGCTCGAGACGCTCGCGCTCAGCGTGCTCAACCACGACTCGGCCGTCGCGACCGCGGCCGCCCGCATGAGCGTCGCCGCCGGAGAGCGTCCGCTCGCCGAGATGGGCTCGCGCCGCGCCGGCGAGGCATCCGCGATCGCCGCGGCCCGCGCCGCCTACATCGCCGGGTTCAGCGCGACGTCGAACCTCGAGGCCGGCCGCCGGTGGGGCATTCCGACGATGGGGACCGCTGCCCACGCGTGGACGCTCCTCCACGACACCGAGGAGGCGGCCTTCCGCGCCCAGGTCGAGACGCTCGGCGTCGACACGACGTTGCTCGTCGACACGTACGACATCCGCGAGGGCGTCGAGACGGCGGTGCGGGTCGCGGGCACGGGGCTCGGCGGCGTGCGGATCGACTCGGGCGACCTGCCGATCGTCGCCGCCGAGGTGCGGGAGCTCCTCGACGAGCTCGGCGCGATCGACACGAAGATCACCGTGACGAGCGACCTCGACGAGTACGCGATCGCGGCGCTCGCCGCCTCACCCGTCGACTCGTACGGCGTCGGCACGTCGGTCGTGACGGGGTCGGGCACGCCGACCGCGGGCATGGTCTACAAGCTCGTCGCACGGCAGGACGACGACGGCGCCTGGATCGGCGTCGAGAAGGCGTCGGCCGACAAGGCCTCGCGCGGCGGGCGGAAGGCCGCCTTCCGCACGCTCGACGAGGGCACCGCGACGAGCGAGCTCATCGTCGTGTCGGACGGCTTCGAACAGATCGACACCCCCGACCGGCACCCCGGTGCGAGAGCGCTGCAGGTTCCCCTGGTCGTCAACGGTGAGACGGATGCCTCGTACGAGGGCCCCGAGGGCGTCGAGGCGGCGCGCCGGCATCACGCGCGTGTGCGCGAAGAGCTGCCGGTGCGTGCCCTCGCGCTCAGCCGGTCCGACCCGGCCATCCCTACGGTCTACGTCGACGCGGACGCGGTGTGA
- the murI gene encoding glutamate racemase, which produces MTLRPTRDGADAPIGIFDSGVGGLTVARAVSALLPRESILYLGDTARSPYGPKPIADVRRYSLEVLDTLVEQGVKMLVIACNTASAAMLRDARERYDVPVVEVIGPAVRTAMSTTRNGRIGVIGTAGTISSGAYQDMLEVNERLTVFARACPRFVEFVEAGVTGTPEVLAVAEDYLAPLRHAGVDTLVLGCTHYPFLEGAISYVMGPDVSLVSSDTETAKDVYRQLVSRDLLAGPDAAPTHVYEATGASADEFLDLAHRLMGREVSAVRLVQTGAIDLPTG; this is translated from the coding sequence GTGACCCTTCGACCGACTCGCGACGGCGCCGACGCGCCGATCGGAATCTTCGACTCGGGTGTGGGCGGACTCACGGTCGCGCGCGCTGTCTCGGCGCTCCTCCCACGCGAGTCCATCCTCTACCTCGGCGACACCGCCCGCTCGCCCTACGGGCCGAAGCCGATCGCCGACGTGCGGCGCTACTCGCTCGAGGTGCTCGACACGCTCGTCGAGCAGGGCGTCAAGATGCTCGTGATCGCGTGCAACACGGCATCCGCCGCCATGCTGCGCGACGCGCGCGAGCGTTACGACGTCCCCGTCGTCGAGGTCATCGGCCCCGCCGTGCGCACCGCGATGTCGACGACACGCAACGGCCGCATCGGCGTGATCGGCACCGCGGGCACGATCAGCTCGGGCGCCTACCAGGACATGCTCGAGGTCAACGAGCGCCTCACCGTCTTCGCGCGGGCGTGCCCGCGCTTCGTCGAGTTCGTCGAGGCGGGCGTCACCGGCACGCCCGAGGTGCTCGCGGTCGCCGAGGACTACCTCGCGCCCTTGCGCCACGCGGGCGTCGACACGCTCGTGCTCGGCTGCACCCACTACCCGTTCCTGGAGGGCGCGATCAGCTACGTGATGGGTCCCGACGTCTCGCTCGTCTCGAGCGACACCGAGACCGCGAAGGACGTCTACCGCCAGCTCGTGTCCCGCGACCTGCTCGCGGGGCCGGATGCCGCGCCCACCCACGTCTACGAGGCGACGGGCGCATCCGCCGACGAGTTCCTCGACCTCGCCCACCGCCTCATGGGCCGCGAGGTCTCTGCGGTGCGGCTCGTGCAGACCGGCGCGATCGACCTGCCCACCGGCTGA
- the rph gene encoding ribonuclease PH, producing MVRSDGRAPGELRPITIDRGWSAHAEGSALISFGGTKVLCTASFTNGVPRWLTGKGKGWVTAEYAMLPRATNERNDREAVKGRIGGRTHEISRLIGRALRAVVDTKALGENTIVIDCDVLQADGGTRTAAITGAYVALADAIEWGREKKFIAQRSTVLVDSVAAVSVGIIDGAPMLDLAYVEDVRAETDMNVVVTGRGLFVEVQGTAEGAPFDKRELDALLDLGVAGCASLREHQLAALAGGGAEGAESSTESTGSST from the coding sequence ATCGTCCGCAGCGACGGCCGCGCGCCCGGCGAGCTGAGGCCCATCACGATCGATCGTGGCTGGAGCGCGCACGCCGAGGGCTCCGCCCTCATCTCGTTCGGCGGCACGAAGGTGCTGTGCACCGCGTCGTTCACCAACGGCGTGCCCCGGTGGCTCACCGGCAAGGGCAAGGGCTGGGTCACCGCGGAGTACGCGATGCTCCCGCGCGCGACGAACGAGCGCAACGACCGTGAGGCCGTCAAGGGCCGCATCGGCGGGCGCACGCACGAGATCTCGCGCCTGATCGGCCGCGCGCTGCGCGCGGTCGTCGACACGAAGGCGCTCGGCGAGAACACGATCGTGATCGACTGCGACGTGCTGCAGGCCGACGGCGGCACGCGCACCGCCGCGATCACGGGCGCGTACGTCGCCCTGGCCGACGCGATCGAGTGGGGGCGCGAAAAGAAGTTCATCGCCCAGCGATCGACCGTGCTGGTCGACTCGGTCGCGGCGGTATCGGTCGGGATCATCGACGGCGCACCGATGCTCGACCTCGCCTACGTCGAGGACGTTCGCGCAGAGACCGACATGAACGTCGTGGTGACCGGCCGCGGGCTGTTCGTCGAGGTGCAGGGCACCGCCGAGGGCGCGCCGTTCGACAAGCGCGAGCTCGACGCGCTGCTCGACCTCGGGGTCGCGGGCTGCGCGTCGCTGCGCGAGCACCAGCTCGCGGCGCTGGCCGGCGGCGGCGCCGAGGGTGCCGAGAGCAGCACCGAGAGCACCGGGAGCTCCACGTGA
- the rdgB gene encoding RdgB/HAM1 family non-canonical purine NTP pyrophosphatase: MADAVADVAAEPEAAELRQIVLATHNAHKVEEFQAIVAATRPDLQVIAYHGPEPVEDGVTFVENALIKARAAAAHTGLPALADDSGICVDVLGGAPGVFSAYWAGHAKDAAANVSLLLDQLSDIGDPHRTAQFVSTIALVVPGDASSESVVEGRWPGRLAHTPAGEGGFGYDPIFLPDGQEPGSERTVAEMSAAEKNAQSHRARAFAELTPLLEQL, encoded by the coding sequence ATGGCGGATGCCGTCGCCGACGTCGCCGCCGAGCCCGAGGCCGCCGAGCTGCGGCAGATCGTGCTCGCGACCCACAACGCGCACAAGGTCGAGGAGTTCCAGGCGATCGTGGCGGCGACTCGCCCCGACCTGCAGGTCATCGCGTACCACGGACCCGAACCCGTCGAGGACGGCGTGACGTTCGTCGAGAACGCCCTCATCAAGGCGCGCGCCGCCGCCGCGCACACCGGGCTTCCGGCGCTCGCGGACGACTCGGGCATCTGCGTCGATGTGCTCGGCGGCGCGCCCGGGGTCTTCTCGGCGTACTGGGCGGGCCATGCGAAGGACGCCGCCGCGAATGTGAGCCTCCTGCTCGACCAGCTCTCCGACATCGGCGACCCGCACCGCACGGCGCAGTTCGTCTCGACGATCGCCCTCGTGGTGCCCGGAGACGCATCGAGCGAGAGCGTCGTCGAGGGCCGGTGGCCGGGGCGCCTCGCGCACACGCCGGCGGGGGAGGGCGGATTCGGCTACGACCCGATCTTCCTCCCCGACGGGCAGGAACCGGGCAGTGAGCGCACGGTCGCCGAGATGTCGGCCGCCGAGAAGAACGCGCAGTCGCACCGCGCCCGCGCCTTCGCCGAGCTGACGCCGCTCCTCGAGCAGCTCTGA
- a CDS encoding cation diffusion facilitator family transporter: MHDHAKGRARGIRGASNRRLLALSLAITSVVMVVQIVGAAVSGSLALLADAAHMFTDAAALVIALIASTVASRPANDRRTFGYQRAEVFGALANAVILIVLSGWVAIEGVRRLVEPGEVEVAGGLMLVVAIVGLVANGVALWLLGAAQRTSINVRGAYLEVMGDLIGSGAVIVAAIVIVTTGWVQADAIASLFIAAMIVPRAIGLLREVMSVLAESAPKGTHVAEIRDHILSTPGVVDAHDVHVWQLTRGAPVFTAHVVVDDEALRDGRAAGILTRLQSCLSDHFDVEHSTFQLEPAGHIEHDAHA, from the coding sequence ATGCACGACCACGCGAAGGGCCGGGCACGGGGCATCCGTGGTGCGAGCAATCGGCGCCTTCTCGCGTTGTCGCTCGCCATCACGTCCGTCGTCATGGTCGTGCAGATCGTGGGCGCGGCTGTGTCGGGATCGCTCGCCCTGCTGGCGGACGCGGCGCACATGTTCACGGATGCCGCGGCCCTCGTCATCGCGCTCATCGCGAGTACCGTGGCGTCGCGCCCCGCGAACGACCGGCGCACGTTCGGCTACCAGCGCGCAGAGGTGTTCGGGGCGCTCGCGAACGCCGTGATCCTCATCGTCCTATCGGGCTGGGTCGCGATCGAGGGCGTGCGACGGCTCGTGGAGCCGGGCGAGGTCGAGGTCGCGGGCGGCCTCATGCTCGTCGTCGCGATCGTCGGTCTCGTCGCGAACGGCGTCGCCCTGTGGCTGCTCGGAGCGGCGCAGCGCACGAGCATCAACGTGCGGGGCGCGTACCTCGAGGTGATGGGCGACCTCATCGGGTCCGGCGCCGTGATCGTCGCGGCGATCGTGATCGTGACGACGGGTTGGGTGCAGGCGGATGCCATCGCCTCGCTGTTCATCGCCGCCATGATCGTGCCGCGGGCGATCGGCCTTCTCCGCGAGGTGATGTCGGTGCTCGCGGAGTCGGCGCCGAAGGGGACGCACGTCGCCGAGATCCGCGATCACATCCTCTCGACGCCCGGCGTCGTCGACGCGCACGACGTGCACGTGTGGCAGCTCACGCGTGGCGCACCGGTGTTCACGGCGCACGTCGTCGTCGACGACGAGGCCCTGCGCGATGGACGGGCCGCGGGGATCCTCACGCGCCTGCAGTCGTGCCTCTCGGATCACTTCGACGTCGAGCACTCGACGTTCCAGCTCGAACCCGCGGGGCACATCGAGCACGACGCGCACGCTTGA